The sequence CCGGAGGACCCGTAGTTGAGCTTTCCCGGGTGCTGTTTCGCCAGCGTAATCAACTGTCCGACGGTCTTCACGGGCACCGACGGGTGCGCCGCCAGCATGAACTGTCCTTCGGTCAGCTGCGACACGAAGGTGAAATCCTTGATGGGATCGTACGGCAGCTTCGCTCGCATTCCGGGGTTGATCGAGAACTCCGGCGCCGAGACGAGCAGGGTGTAGCCGTCGCCCGCGGTCTTGGCGACGAGGGTGGTGCCCGCGACTCCACCGCCTCCCGGGCGGTTGTCGACGATGAATGGAACACCCGTCTGCTCGCCGAGCTTCTGTGCGAGCAGGCGCGCCACGGTGTCCACGCCTCCGCCAGGTGCGAAAGGGACGATGATGCGGACGGGTCGTACGGGCCATCCTTGAGCCCAGGCCGGGAGGGCCAGCAGGCAGGCAAGGACCAGCCCCGCGCCGGACAACAATCGACGTCGGGTCATCGTAAGCCTCCTTGGGTGCTCCCCGCCTTCGTCGTTGGCTCTGCTGGCCGCGAGGCAGTGGACGCAGGAGAAGTCTAGACTTCGTCATGGCAGGTCCGCCATGCACTGCACTCGATACCCACTATTCATTTGAAAGAATGAACATGCAGGCGATGGATCGCAGCGAATTGCGTCTGCTCCGCGTCTTCCGCATCCTGATGACGGAACGCAGCGTTTCGCGTGCGGCCGAGCGACTGGGCTTGAGCCAGCCGGCGATGAGCCACGCGCTGCAACGACTGCGCGTGATGTTCGACGACCCGCTGCTCCTGCGATCGAGCAAGGGTATGGTGCCGACGGAACGCGCCAGCCAGATCATCGGCGTCGTCGATGGCCTGCTGGCAGACTACGACCGCCTCGTTTCGCCGCAGGGGCTGTTCGATCCCGCGCTTTCGCAGCGACGTTTCGTGCTGACCGCACCCGAGTATGCAGAGCACCTGCTGCTGCCACTATTGTTCAAGCACCTGCGTGAAAATGCACCGGGCATCAGCGTGGAGGTGCGCACCCCCGACCGCGATCGGGGTCCGATGTGGCTCGAGCGGGGCGAGGTCGACCTGCGCATCGCCTGGATCCTGAAGCCGCCACCCTCGCTACGCTCGACGCCGCTGTTTCAGGACCGCATCGTCTGCATTGCCGATCGCGATCATCCGACCGTGCACGGCGCGCTGTCGCTGGCGCAGTACCTTGCGCTGCCACATATCCGGTTGCTCGGCGGCGGGCGAACGACGGCAGGCCAGGTGATTGACGGGGCGATCGAGAAGGCCGGTGGCGGCTCGCGGCCGATGTTCCTCGTGCAGAATGTGTTGACCATACCGCTGATGGTCGTCGGCACCGACATGATCGCCACGCTGCCCCAGGCGCTTGCGGCACGCTTCAGGCAGCAGCATCCTGTGCAGGTGCTTGATGTGCCATTGCCATTGCCGCGGGTACGGTACGCGGCGTACTGGCATGAACGCAGCCATCGCGACGCCGGACACCGGTGGCTGCGCAGTGCAGTGGCGCTGGCTGCAAAAGGATGCATCGAGGCGCCGATGGACCCTGCCGGCGCGAGGACATAGACTCCAGCGACCGAGTTTGTCGTGTCGAAGCAAACTGCGATGTCCCTGTCCAGATCCCTTGCCGTACTGCTGACGCTGCCCTGTGCCGCCTTCTTTCAGGCGCAGGCGCAGACGCAGACTTTGAGCCCCGCTACCTGGCCCGACCGCCCGCTCCGCCTGATCGCCCCGGTCTCCCCCGGCGGCGGCGGCGACTTCTCCGCGCGGCTGCTGGCGAAGTCGCTGGCCGCGTCGCTGCGCCAGCCGGTGGTGGTCGACAACCGCCCCGGCGGTGGCGGCGTGCTGGGTACGGCACTGGCCGCGCAGGCCCCGGCCGACGGTTACACGGTGCTCTGGGTGTCCGGCTCGCATGCGATCAGTGCCGCGTTCGAGCGCAACCTTCCCTACGATCCGGTGAAGTCGTTCGATCCGGTCGCGCTGTTCGCGAAGCTGCCGTTCATCCTGGTGGTGAGCCCGACGCTGAACGTCTCCACGCTGCCGGAACTGCTTGCCCGGCTGCGAGCGAACCCGGGCAAGCTCAACTATGCCAGCAGCGGCATCGGCAGCATCTCGCACGTCGGGCTCGAGATGCTCAAGCTGATGGCGAAGGTCGACATGGTCAACGTGAACTTCAAGGGCGCGGCCCCGTCGATCGCGGCGCTGTTGTCCGGGGAGGTCCAGATGGCGATGCTCGGCCCGCTGTCGGTGAAGCCGCAGATCGCCAACGGCCGGCTGCGGGCGCTGGCGGTGAGCACTGCGAAGCGCTCACCCGCATTGCCTGGCGTGCCGACCTTCGCGGAATCCGGCGTGCCGGGCTACGAGATCGCATCCTGGTACGGCATGGTCGCACCGCGCGGTACGCCCCGGGCTGCGATCGAACGGCTCAACGCGGCGATCAACGCGGCCGCGGACGAGCCCGTGGTGCGCGAGGCGCTCGCCGAGGAGGGCGCCGAACTGGTGAAGGGCACGCCGCAGGCGTTCGACGCCTTCCTGCGCGCGCAGGTCGCGCAGTTCGTCGCGCTGCGTGGCAAGGTCGACCTCCAGCTGCGCTGACGCGATTGCGGCAAAGGCTGTACCGTAGCGATGGAACGCATCCCGGAGCCCCAGCATGACCCGTGAATCCGCCGTCTCGCGCGCCACGCGCCACTTCGATGAAGGCCGCTTCATCGAGGACCTCGCGCGCCGTGTCGCAATCCGCACCGAGAGCCAGGTGCCAGAGAGCCGTCCCCACCTCGATGCCTACCTGCGCGACGAGATGACCGGTGCCTTCGAGGCGATGGGCTTCCGTGTCGACATCCTGCCGAACCCGGTGGAAAGTGCCGGGCCGATCCTGCTCGCCGAGCGCATCGAGGGTGAATCGCTGCCGACCATGCTCTGCTACGGCCATGGTGACGTGATCCGCGGCCTGGAGGGGCAATGGCGCGACGGACTGTCCCCCTGGGTGCTGAAGCAGGAGGGCGAGCGCTGGTACGGGCGCGGTTCCGCGGACAACAAGGCGCAGCACTCGATCAACATGGCCGCGCTCGCGATGGTGATCGCCGAGCGCGGCCGGCTCGGCTTCAATGCGCGCTTCATGCTCGAGACCGGCGAGGAGATGGGCTCGCCCGGCCTGCGCGAGTTCTGCGACCGGCATCGCGACCGGCTGCGCGCCGACGTGCTGATCGCCTCCGACGGACCCAGGCTGTCGGCGCACAGGCCGACGCTCTACCTCGGTTCGCGGGGTGTGATGAACATCGACTTTGCGATCGACCTGCGCGAGGGCGCGCACCACTCGGGCAACTGGGGCGGGCTGCTGGCCAACCCGGGCATCGTGCTGGCGCATGCGCTGGCGAGCATCGTGACGCGCGATGGCAAGGTGCTGGTGCCGGGGTTGCTGCCAGACGGTATCCCGGACAGCATCCGCGAAGTCCTGGTCGACTGCGCACCGCGGCCCGAGCCAGGCGAGCCGACGATCGACGAAGGCTGGGGCGAG comes from Rhodocyclaceae bacterium and encodes:
- a CDS encoding tripartite tricarboxylate transporter substrate binding protein: MSLSRSLAVLLTLPCAAFFQAQAQTQTLSPATWPDRPLRLIAPVSPGGGGDFSARLLAKSLAASLRQPVVVDNRPGGGGVLGTALAAQAPADGYTVLWVSGSHAISAAFERNLPYDPVKSFDPVALFAKLPFILVVSPTLNVSTLPELLARLRANPGKLNYASSGIGSISHVGLEMLKLMAKVDMVNVNFKGAAPSIAALLSGEVQMAMLGPLSVKPQIANGRLRALAVSTAKRSPALPGVPTFAESGVPGYEIASWYGMVAPRGTPRAAIERLNAAINAAADEPVVREALAEEGAELVKGTPQAFDAFLRAQVAQFVALRGKVDLQLR
- a CDS encoding M20 family metallopeptidase is translated as MTRESAVSRATRHFDEGRFIEDLARRVAIRTESQVPESRPHLDAYLRDEMTGAFEAMGFRVDILPNPVESAGPILLAERIEGESLPTMLCYGHGDVIRGLEGQWRDGLSPWVLKQEGERWYGRGSADNKAQHSINMAALAMVIAERGRLGFNARFMLETGEEMGSPGLREFCDRHRDRLRADVLIASDGPRLSAHRPTLYLGSRGVMNIDFAIDLREGAHHSGNWGGLLANPGIVLAHALASIVTRDGKVLVPGLLPDGIPDSIREVLVDCAPRPEPGEPTIDEGWGEPGLTTAEKLYAWNTFEILACRTGNPDNPVNAIPGRATATCQVRFVAGCDPRTFVPILRSHLDAAGFPMVRVSPARSSFMEATRMDPKDPWVQWAAESMERTIGERPAILPNIGGSLPNDCFAHVLGLPTLWVPHSYAGCSQHAPDEHVLAPVLREGLQLMTGLFWDLGEKDAARP
- a CDS encoding LysR family transcriptional regulator; protein product: MNMQAMDRSELRLLRVFRILMTERSVSRAAERLGLSQPAMSHALQRLRVMFDDPLLLRSSKGMVPTERASQIIGVVDGLLADYDRLVSPQGLFDPALSQRRFVLTAPEYAEHLLLPLLFKHLRENAPGISVEVRTPDRDRGPMWLERGEVDLRIAWILKPPPSLRSTPLFQDRIVCIADRDHPTVHGALSLAQYLALPHIRLLGGGRTTAGQVIDGAIEKAGGGSRPMFLVQNVLTIPLMVVGTDMIATLPQALAARFRQQHPVQVLDVPLPLPRVRYAAYWHERSHRDAGHRWLRSAVALAAKGCIEAPMDPAGART